In one Chionomys nivalis chromosome 13, mChiNiv1.1, whole genome shotgun sequence genomic region, the following are encoded:
- the LOC130885921 gene encoding histone H2A type 1-E: MSGRGKQGGKARAKAKTRSSRAGLQFPVGRVHRLLRKGNYAERVGAGAPVYLAAVLEYLTAEILELAGNAARDNKKTRIIPRHLQLAIRNDEELNKLLGRVTIAQGGVLPNIQAVLLPKKTESHHKAKGK; encoded by the coding sequence ATGTCTGGACGCGGCAAACAGGGTGGCAAGGCTCGCGCCAAGGCCAAGACCCGCTCCTCCCGGGCCGGCCTGCAGTTCCCCGTGGGCCGCGTGCACCGCCTCCTCCGCAAGGGCAACTACGCCGAGCGGGTGGGCGCCGGCGCCCCGGTGTACCTGGCGGCCGTGCTGGAGTACCTGACGGCCGAGATCCTGGAGCTGGCTGGCAACGCGGCCCGCGACAACAAGAAGACGCGCATCATCCCGCGCCACCTGCAGCTGGCCATCCGCAACGACGAGGAGCTCAACAAGCTGCTGGGCCGCGTGACGATCGCGCAGGGCGGCGTCCTGCCCAACATCCAGGCGGTGCTGCTGCCCAAGAAGACCGAGAGCCACCACAAGGCCAAGGGAAAGTGA
- the LOC130885925 gene encoding histone H2B type 1-C/E/F/G/I produces the protein MPEPAKSAPAPKKGSKKAVTKAQKKDGKKRKRSRKESYSVYVYKVLKQVHPDTGISSKAMGIMNSFVNDIFERIAGEASRLAHYNKRSTITSREIQTAVRLLLPGELAKHAVSEGTKAVTKYTSSK, from the coding sequence ATGCCAGAGCCCGCTAAGTCGGCGCCCGCCCCGAAGAAGGGCTCCAAGAAGGCCGTGACCAAGGCGCAGAAGAAGGACGGCAAGAAGCGCAAGCGCAGCCGCAAGGAGAGCTATTCGGTGTACGTGTACAAGGTGCTGAAGCAGGTCCACCCCGACACCGGCATCTCTTCCAAGGCCATGGGCATCATGAACTCGTTCGTCAACGACATCTTCGAGCGCATCGCGGGCGAGGCGTCGCGCCTGGCGCATTACAACAAGCGCTCGACCATCACGTCCCGGGAGATCCAGACGGCCGTGCGCCTGCTGCTGCCCGGGGAGCTGGCCAAGCACGCCGTGTCCGAGGGCACCAAGGCCGTCACCAAGTACACCAGTTCCAAGTGA